The genomic segment GATGGAAAAGATCGAGGCAGGCGACCCTGAGACCGTGAAGCTGTTCCATGACTCGGTTGACATCTGTGCTGAAGGCATCAAAGAGACTCTTGCAGCGATGAATGTTCATCACGACAGATTTGTCCGCGAGACGACCTTCCTCTGGAACGGCGAGATGCAGAAGGTTATGGCCAGAATCGAAAAACTGCCCGAGGCCAATCACGAAGATCAGATGATGTATCTGGATCTTTCGGACAAAGGGTTCGGCAACAAGTACGTGCTCCGCCGCAGCAACGGAACTTCGGTGTATGCGGCCCGCGACCTTGCGTTCCATCTCTGGAAGAATGGTCAGTGCGACCGCAGCATCGATGTGCTTGGTGCTGACCACAAACTGATCGGCGCACAACTTCAGGCAACGCTTTCACTGATCGGTGAGCGACCGCCGGAGATTGTGCACTTTGAGTTTGTGTCGTTGCCGGAAGGCTCAATGACGACCCGCGGCGGCGTGTTCATTACGGCTGACGAGCTGATCGCAGAGACGAAGAAGCGTGCTCTTGAAGAGGTGACGGTCCGTCGCCCTGAACTTTCTGAATCAGAACGTCAGCAAATCGCATCCGCAGTCGCGATTGGTGCGGTGCGGTATGATATTGTGAAGGTGTCTGCTGAGAAGTCGACGGTGTTTGACTGGAAGGAGGCACTGGACTTTGAGCGGCAGAGTGCGCCTTACGTTCAGTACGCCCACGCCCGTGCCTGTTCGATTCTGGAGAAGGCAAAAGCCGAAGGAGGGTTTGCAGAGAATTATTCGTATGCAGATCCGTACGAGATTGCACTTGCCAAACACATCGCACATTTCCCCTATGTGATTGAGAAAGTGGTGATGGAGCTTCGTCCGCATCTTCTTGCAACCTATGTCCGCGATCTTGCGGATCTCTTCAACTCGTTCTATCGGTTCGCTCCTGTGCTGAAGGCTGAGGGTTCTGTCCGCGATGCACGGCTGACGCTTGTTGATGCAAGCCGGAACACGCTTGCATCAGCGCTTGATGTTCTTGGCATTGAAGCACTGAAGTCGATGTGATTTCTGAATCAGTGGGGTGGAAATTTTTTTTCTCGCCATTGATCGGATTATTTTTTTGTGGAAAAATATTTTCGCGGATTTTTTTCGCAGAAATTTTTTTGAATAGAACTTACGCGGTGTGGTTCTGTGACATGGAGTTTTGTTTGAAATAACCACGGAATGCACGGAAATATCACGGAGCTTCACTGAATGCACGGAGAACGCCTGCGGCGCCGGAATGCACGGAAAGATTTCCAAGACAATTTATTCTCTTTTACTCTCTCAAAATATGAAAAATATATTCCGTGCATTCCGGCGCCGCAGGCGTTCTCCGTGCATTTCATTTTTTTTCCGTGAAGCTCTGTGTGCTCAGTGCATTCCGTGGTTACTCCAAGCGAGACTATCTACAGAAAAATCCCAAACAATGAAACTCATCACCGCGTAACTCCTATTTGAAAATATTTTTGTGAAATTTTTTTGCAGAAATTTTTTTGATTTTGATCTTTGACATGTCGCTTTGTTTGGAGTAACCACATACAAAAAATTCCAAAAAACAAAAAATAATTTCCCAACCCGCACCCCCCAATCTGCAGTGAGCGTTCATTTCATAAGGTACCATAACAACATATCTGTTTGGAGGTACAAAGGAGCCGCAGCGCTTCTCAATCATACTATAATGACACAACAACTCATACTCAAACCGGAAAACTGCGTAGGATGCAGAACCTGTGAGCTCATGTGCTCCTTTGGCCACAACGGAGTTTTCAATCCGCGTCTCTCCTCAGTGAGCGTCATCGATTATCCTGAGTCAGCAGTCACCATACCACTCATGTGCCTGCAGTGTGAGGACGCCGTCTGCCAGAACGTCTGCCCGGTCGGGGCAATCTACCGC from the Methanorbis rubei genome contains:
- the argS gene encoding arginine--tRNA ligase, which codes for MYREYIQKVEALLREITGEEDVLLTDGGDHADIASTVAFALAKKERKNPAAIASEIVAKVSARPDAAGIAVSAKGPYINFVFGGEYVADSVRAARGADYGQLPARTERVILEHTSANPNGPLHVGHIRNTVIGDTLVRAFRKAGYSVEAQYYLNDMGRQIAIVAWGVKNLHYDRLPNEKGDEFIVRHYVEANKIAKEKPEIEPEFDVMMEKIEAGDPETVKLFHDSVDICAEGIKETLAAMNVHHDRFVRETTFLWNGEMQKVMARIEKLPEANHEDQMMYLDLSDKGFGNKYVLRRSNGTSVYAARDLAFHLWKNGQCDRSIDVLGADHKLIGAQLQATLSLIGERPPEIVHFEFVSLPEGSMTTRGGVFITADELIAETKKRALEEVTVRRPELSESERQQIASAVAIGAVRYDIVKVSAEKSTVFDWKEALDFERQSAPYVQYAHARACSILEKAKAEGGFAENYSYADPYEIALAKHIAHFPYVIEKVVMELRPHLLATYVRDLADLFNSFYRFAPVLKAEGSVRDARLTLVDASRNTLASALDVLGIEALKSM